CAGGTAGGCGTGCTGGACGGCCTGACCGAAGCCGTAGATGACCGGATCTGCCTGAACCTCCGGATCGTTGAGAACCGCTGGAAGAACCGGTATGTATCCGAGCTGGAGGGAGAGCTCTTTTATGACCTCGGGGGTGGTGGTGAACCACTTGACGAAATACCAGGCGGCCTCCTTGTTCTTTATGCCCTTGGCAAAGTAGATGTCCTTGACTCCACCGTAGGGCTTCGGCCAGTACTCCTTACCGTCCTGGATGATCGGCGGGATTGGAACAACACCGAAGTCAATTCCGGCGTCCTTGATACTGGCGACGCTCCACGGCCCGTTGACCATCATCGGAGCGCGGCCCTCAAGGAATATGCTCTGCTGGGTGTTGTAGTCGGCGGTTGGGGCCATATACGGCCAGACGTTCTTGAAGAAGAACTCGAAGCCCTCTATGGTCTCGGGCTGGTTAAGGCCCGGCTGCTTGGTGTCGTCATCGAAGTAGTAGCCTCCGAAGGCGTGAGCCCAAGCGGAGATGAAGTAAGCGTTAACGGGATAGGCTATACCATACTCGTCGTTGTCTGGATTGTAGTACTTCTCCATTATCGCCTTCATCTCATCAAAAGTCTTGGGCGGCTCGCTCACCATATCCTTGTTGTAGATGATGGCGACGGTCTCGGCCGCGAAGGGCATCGCGTAGTAGTGGTCGTCGTACTGCATGGCCTCCTGGGCCATGGGGGCGAACTGATTGACTACCTCCGGTGTGATATAGTCGTCCATCGGCTCGAGGAGGCCGGCCTCGGCGAACTTTCCAATCCAGTCGTGGGCCCATATGAAGAGGTCCGGACCCTGGCCGGCTGGAATGGCCGCCTTGAGGGCATCCTCGAGGTTTGGCTTCTGCTCGAAGACTATCTCAACGTTCGGGCACAT
This genomic interval from Thermococcus sp. CX2 contains the following:
- a CDS encoding extracellular solute-binding protein, which gives rise to MKKGLFALLLVGVLIFSVVASGCISGEGETTTSPTTTQPTTTPSETTTTPTTTTTTSPTETTTTPELECGSGKIVIWHAMQPNELEVFQSLAEEYMAMCPNVEIVFEQKPNLEDALKAAIPAGQGPDLFIWAHDWIGKFAEAGLLEPMDDYITPEVVNQFAPMAQEAMQYDDHYYAMPFAAETVAIIYNKDMVSEPPKTFDEMKAIMEKYYNPDNDEYGIAYPVNAYFISAWAHAFGGYYFDDDTKQPGLNQPETIEGFEFFFKNVWPYMAPTADYNTQQSIFLEGRAPMMVNGPWSVASIKDAGIDFGVVPIPPIIQDGKEYWPKPYGGVKDIYFAKGIKNKEAAWYFVKWFTTTPEVIKELSLQLGYIPVLPAVLNDPEVQADPVIYGFGQAVQHAYLMPKSPEMGAVWGGVDGAINEILQDPANADIAAIMEKYNQEILNNLGG